A stretch of DNA from Bacillota bacterium:
TCCGGGAACCAGTGCTTGGTCCGGTTTGCGAAGGCAACGAGGCTCAGCATAATCGGAACCTCAACCAACACCCCGACCACCGTTGCCAGGGCCGCACCGGAGCCCAGCCCAAAGAGGGAGATTGCCACTGCCACGGCGAGCTCGAAGAAGTTGCTGGCTCCTATCATGGCGGCCGGAGGAGCCACAGTGCGGTCCACGCGCCAGGCTCGCGCCCAGAAGTATGCTATGGCAAAGATCAGATACGTCTGGATCGTGAGCGGAACGGCTATCAGGAGTATGTGGACTGGGTTCGCTACGATCGTCTCCCCCTGGAACGAGAAGAGGATGATGAGCGTAAGAAGGAGCCCTATGATGGTCACCGGCCTGAACTTGGGCAGGAAGGCCTCGCGGAACCACTGTTCACCATGTGCGCGAATCAGTCGCACCCGGGTCAAGTAACCGGCAGTGAGTGGAATCACAACGTAAAGAACAACCGAGAGGAGAATAGTATCATACGGAACCACAAACTCCGCCAGTCCAAGCTGGAATATCACTATGGGCGCGTAAAGAAAGAGGATCACCAGGTCGTTGATGGCCACTTGCACAAGCGTGTGGGCCGGGTTTC
This window harbors:
- the arsB gene encoding ACR3 family arsenite efflux transporter, coding for MKKETAQRSGSGLGFFEKYLTLWVAICIVLGVTIGLKIPSFPRVLSRWEYAHVSIPVAILIWFMIYPMMLQIDFGSIVRASRQPKGLTITLIVNWVIKPFTMFGLAWLFLRIVFARWISPDLGQQYVAGAIFLGAAPCTAMVFVWSYLSNGNPAHTLVQVAINDLVILFLYAPIVIFQLGLAEFVVPYDTILLSVVLYVVIPLTAGYLTRVRLIRAHGEQWFREAFLPKFRPVTIIGLLLTLIILFSFQGETIVANPVHILLIAVPLTIQTYLIFAIAYFWARAWRVDRTVAPPAAMIGASNFFELAVAVAISLFGLGSGAALATVVGVLVEVPIMLSLVAFANRTKHWFPEPAGGGPTQAKLEPGPEGAR